The Candidatus Binataceae bacterium nucleotide sequence ACCGAACTCCTCTATGGCGATGCCGAGCTGCCCGTCTACGGCGGCGGGCAGTGGTTCCTCGTTCCGAACAATATGGGAGGGAATCCTGGCGAGTATGGTCCCGCCGGCTTCGGCAATGTGTTCAACGCGTACACGTGGTCGATGGCTACCTTCAACAACAATCTTTACATCGGGACATTCGATTGGAGCATCGTCATTGCGACCTTGGCTGACAGTGTCACGGCCGAAACCGGCATCCGAGCGTTGCAGACCGGACCGAACACTGTGCAGTCGCTGTCCAACTTCTTCAACAACGGTTTCTTCGCCAATAACATCGCGATCTACGCGCCGGGCGCCGACATCTGGCGCTTCCAGGACGACACCAGTCCTGCGGTTGCCGAAACACTCGATGGATTGGGCAATCCGTTCAATTACGGCATTCGCACCATGGTCGCTGATGCGAACGCGCTCTGGATGGGAACCGCGAATCCGTTCAACCTCGAGATTCCTGACGGCGGTTGGGAGTTGTGGCAGGGCGTTCCTATCACTCCTTGATGCGATCCTGAAAAGCGCGGGAGCCGCTTCGTCCGGCTCCCGCGCTGCGCACTCAACCATCCATACTTCTGACTGGCTTCGTGGCCAAAGCGCGACGGGGATGATATCGAACAAGTCATCAACGTTCGGAGGTCCCACGCGCATGGCACTCGCGGCACCCACGCAGGAGCAGATCAAACGAATCGCCGAGCATAATCATCTGCATCTCTCGCCAGCGGAACTTAGTGCGCTCAGCTCGATCATGAGCGCGCAAATCGAAGTCCTCGAAAAGCTCGACTCCACGACAATTGCTCCGCTCGATTCCTCCGCGCGATATCCCGATCGCAAGGTTACCTCCAAGCCCGATCGCAAGGACGACCCGCTGAACGCCATCGTCCTGCGATGCAGCGTCGAGGGCGCGCCGCATGGCAAGCTCAAAGGCAAGCGCATCGGCCTCAAGGACAGCGTGTGCGTGGCAGGACTTCCGGCGACCGGCGGCTCGGCGGTGCTGCAGGGTTTCGTGCCGGGAGTGGATGCGACGATCGTCACGCGGATGCTCGATGCAGGCGCCGAGATCGTCGCGGTCCTTAACATGGACGACTTTGCGCTATCGGGCGACGGACGCACCAGCACTTACGGCCCGACCGGCAATCCGCATAATCCCGCCTATTGCTCGGGCGGATCGTCAAGCGGCTCGGGCGCTGCTCTCTACTACGACGGGATCGACATGACGATCGGCACCGACCAGGGCGGCTCGATTCGGATTCCTTCGTCGTGGTGCGGCACGGTAGGAATCAAACCGACATATGGCCTGGTGCCCTACTCCGGCGTGATGAGCATCGATCCGTCGCTCGACCATGTTGGTCCAATGGCGCGAACGACGCATGAAGTCGCGCTCTTGCTCGAGGTGATCGCCGGCAGCGATCCGCTCGACCAGCGCCAGCGCGGCAAGATCAGGGTTGAACCTTATGTCGACCTGCTCGAGCAGAGCGTCGCGGGCCTCAAGGTCGGCGTGGTGCGCGAGGGCTTCGAGCATCAGGGGGCTGAGGCCGACGTCAACGCGGCGGTGCGCAATTCGATTTCCGCGCTGGAGCGGCTCGGCATCGATGCGCGCGAGATCTCGATTCCGGAGCATCGCACCGCCGCCGATTGGCTCTTCGCGATCGTGCCCGAGGGCATGGCGATGCTTGCTCACAGCAAGTTGATGGGTACGCATCATCCAGGCGCATACATTTCTTCGCTGGGCGAGCATTTCGGCCAGGGCATGCTCGCGCGCGCCAACGACGAAGCGATCACGGTCAAGCTGATGCTGGTGCTCGGCGAGTACCTGCGCGAGCATTATCACAGCCGGCTTTACGCGAAGGCGCAGAACTATCGCGCGACACTGCGGGGGATTTACGACGCCGCGCTCAGCGAAGTGGACGTGCTGGCGATGCCGACGACGCCGATGAAAGCCCGGCGCATCGACGATGCCACGCCCTACTCGATGATCACGAACACCGCGCCTTTCGATCTGACGGGGCATCCCTCGCTCAGCGTGCCATGCGCGAAATCGAACGGCCTGCCGGTCGGCCTCATGCTAACTGGCCGTCATTTCGAGGACTCGACGATCCTGCGCCTGGCGCACGCCTACGAAAAAAGTGTCGACTGGCAGAAGGTCAGCTGATCGGCATTGTCAACTTGCTTGACCTGCCCGGAATGAGCGACAGTTGAGTTCTCAAATGAGCGATTCAATACAACCAGCGCCGCTGGCAGATCGGCGGATTCCGCGCGGCAACGACTGGCTGTCGCGCGCGCAACTCGACGCGATCACGCCGCGCGAGCTCGTCAAGCGCGCCACCGCACTGAAGCCATTGCTCGCCGCCAATAGTCGCGAGGCGGAGCGGCTTCGGCGCCCGGTTGACGAGGCGTGGGATGCGCTGCGCGCGAGCGGAATCTTCTACCACTTCGTGCCGAAGATTTACGGCGGACTCGAATTCGACATCGATACTTACATCGACGCGATGATGCCGCTCGGAGAGGGCTGCTCATCGACCGGATGGGTCGCGTCATTCTGCGTCGAACACAACTGGATGCTCGCGCATTTCTCCAAACAGGCGCAGGACGAAACCTTCGGCGGCGGCTTCCCATACATCATCGCGCCCGGCGTGACGTTCCCACCCGGAATCATGACCGCGGTCGAAGGCGGCTATCGCGTGACGGGCCGATGGAAGTGGGGCACCGGAGTGATGCATGCCGACTGGGTGCTCGCGTCGGCGATATTGCCAAACGGATCGCGACCGCGAATTTATTTTATCCTGGTGCCTGCGGAGCAGGTCGATGTGATCGACACCTGGCACGTCGACGGAATGATCGGGACCGGCAGCAACGACATCGCGATGCAGGATGTCTTCGTGCCTGCGCATCGCGTGATCGACATGAAGGAGATGCAGGACGGCACCGCGCCGGGTTGCAGGATGCATTCGAATCCGATCTACCGGATGCCGATGCTGCCGTTTCTATGCGTGGCCGCGGCGATTCCGGCGGTGGGCACGGCGCGACAGGCGGTCAAGACCTATCGCGATCGTCTCACATCCCGCGTGACTATCGGCATGCAGAGCACTCAAGCCGAGAGACCCGCTGCGCAGATGCGCCTCGCGCGAGCGCAGGTCCTGACGAGCACAGCCGAAACAATCATTCGGCAGGCCGCCAGAGAGATCGTTGGCCTCGCGGAAAGAGCCGAGCCCGCGAAGGTCGAGGAGCGCATCGAGCTGCGATGCCGAATCGCCTACGCGGTGAAGTTCGCCCGCGAGGCGATCCAGACCCTTGTCGAGGCGGCAGGAGCCGGCGCACACATGCTCGACGATCCGCTCCAGCGCGCGTTTCGCGACATCAACATGATGTCCTGTCACGTAGTGTACGACCTCGACACCGCGCTCGAGCTCCACGGCCGCGCGATGCTCGGCCTGCCGCCGAACTCCGTCCTTGTTTGATCAATGACGTACCAGTTCTCTCAGAACTGGCGAAGCCACTAACTGGCCCTTTCCCTCTCGGGAAGCGTGATCAGAAACGCCGCTCACAAATGAATCGAGAGCGTTCGGGCGCCGTCTAGCCGGGGCGCGGGCCGGAGCACATTCGTTCGATCACTTGCGAGACCATTGCGGAGCCGCTTTCGAACGGTTCGCGGCGGATGAATTCGTCGGGTTGATGGGCCTGGTCGAGATCGCCGGGGCCGCAGATCAGCGACACGATTCCCGCGGGCGAGAACCATCC carries:
- a CDS encoding acyl-CoA dehydrogenase family protein; protein product: MSDSIQPAPLADRRIPRGNDWLSRAQLDAITPRELVKRATALKPLLAANSREAERLRRPVDEAWDALRASGIFYHFVPKIYGGLEFDIDTYIDAMMPLGEGCSSTGWVASFCVEHNWMLAHFSKQAQDETFGGGFPYIIAPGVTFPPGIMTAVEGGYRVTGRWKWGTGVMHADWVLASAILPNGSRPRIYFILVPAEQVDVIDTWHVDGMIGTGSNDIAMQDVFVPAHRVIDMKEMQDGTAPGCRMHSNPIYRMPMLPFLCVAAAIPAVGTARQAVKTYRDRLTSRVTIGMQSTQAERPAAQMRLARAQVLTSTAETIIRQAAREIVGLAERAEPAKVEERIELRCRIAYAVKFAREAIQTLVEAAGAGAHMLDDPLQRAFRDINMMSCHVVYDLDTALELHGRAMLGLPPNSVLV
- a CDS encoding amidase, with product MALAAPTQEQIKRIAEHNHLHLSPAELSALSSIMSAQIEVLEKLDSTTIAPLDSSARYPDRKVTSKPDRKDDPLNAIVLRCSVEGAPHGKLKGKRIGLKDSVCVAGLPATGGSAVLQGFVPGVDATIVTRMLDAGAEIVAVLNMDDFALSGDGRTSTYGPTGNPHNPAYCSGGSSSGSGAALYYDGIDMTIGTDQGGSIRIPSSWCGTVGIKPTYGLVPYSGVMSIDPSLDHVGPMARTTHEVALLLEVIAGSDPLDQRQRGKIRVEPYVDLLEQSVAGLKVGVVREGFEHQGAEADVNAAVRNSISALERLGIDAREISIPEHRTAADWLFAIVPEGMAMLAHSKLMGTHHPGAYISSLGEHFGQGMLARANDEAITVKLMLVLGEYLREHYHSRLYAKAQNYRATLRGIYDAALSEVDVLAMPTTPMKARRIDDATPYSMITNTAPFDLTGHPSLSVPCAKSNGLPVGLMLTGRHFEDSTILRLAHAYEKSVDWQKVS